The following coding sequences lie in one Hyphobacterium sp. CCMP332 genomic window:
- a CDS encoding ABC transporter ATP-binding protein/permease: MALVIVLRSSYLTLMTPTETKPPEGDFQKALGRLFKLLLSDDMRRWRPRMALALILTLIAKVFAVTAPVAFGEGVNAITERTAETAIWGFVLAFILYAGARFLSVGAPQLRDAFFAPVSQDAQRLMAVRAFGHVQRLSIGYHQTKRTGALSRIIDRGARAIDFFLRFFVFNIGPTVVELLLAASVMGIAYGWEFPVIAVVTVALYALSTLAVTEWRVKLRRDMNEADNEASARAVDALMNFETVKSFAAERRETDRYDEALTRYADAASRSMSSLALLNGLQALIMNLGLLAMAVVAGWKAWNGVMGAGDIAAVTLILMNIYQPLNILGWAYREIRQAAVDMERLFETLAIQPDVADADGAIALEDRGGAVQFDDVSFSHEGRDRSIDGLSFVLPAGSFTGVCGPSGAGKSTLLKLLFRFYDPASGRIEIDGQDIRNVTQDSLRAELGLVPQDVVLFNDTLRANIQYGDPDADEAQLMEAADRAQLGAFIRELPEGLETRVGERGLKLSGGEKQRVGVARAILKNPRLLILDEATSALDSETEREVQVALAEAAKGRTTLAVAHRLSTIAGADQILVLEAGRIAERGTHAELLAKDGLYAQMWRRQAETASEPGVSD, from the coding sequence TTGGCTCTGGTTATTGTGCTGCGTTCATCCTATCTGACGCTCATGACACCGACCGAAACAAAGCCGCCCGAGGGCGATTTTCAAAAAGCGCTGGGCCGGCTCTTCAAACTGCTACTGTCGGACGATATGCGCCGCTGGCGTCCCCGGATGGCGCTGGCCCTGATCCTGACCCTGATCGCCAAGGTATTCGCCGTGACGGCACCGGTGGCGTTTGGCGAGGGCGTCAATGCGATCACCGAGCGAACGGCCGAGACGGCGATCTGGGGCTTTGTCCTCGCCTTCATCCTTTATGCCGGCGCGCGCTTCCTGAGTGTTGGCGCACCGCAATTGCGGGATGCCTTCTTTGCGCCGGTCAGCCAGGATGCGCAGCGGCTGATGGCTGTGCGCGCCTTTGGCCATGTTCAGCGGTTATCCATCGGCTATCACCAGACCAAGCGCACTGGTGCGCTCAGCCGGATCATTGATCGCGGCGCACGGGCGATTGATTTCTTCCTGCGCTTCTTTGTCTTCAATATCGGCCCGACCGTGGTGGAATTGCTGCTGGCGGCGTCAGTCATGGGCATTGCCTATGGCTGGGAGTTCCCGGTGATCGCCGTCGTGACGGTTGCGCTCTATGCATTGTCGACGCTGGCGGTCACCGAATGGCGCGTGAAGCTGCGCCGGGACATGAATGAAGCCGACAATGAAGCCAGCGCGCGCGCGGTCGATGCGCTGATGAATTTCGAGACGGTGAAATCCTTTGCCGCCGAACGCCGCGAAACGGACCGTTATGACGAGGCCCTGACGCGCTATGCCGACGCGGCCTCGCGCTCGATGAGTTCATTGGCCCTTCTGAACGGCTTGCAGGCCCTGATCATGAATCTCGGCTTGCTGGCCATGGCGGTCGTGGCCGGATGGAAAGCCTGGAATGGTGTCATGGGTGCGGGTGATATCGCGGCCGTGACGCTGATCCTGATGAATATCTATCAACCGCTCAACATTCTGGGCTGGGCGTACCGGGAAATTCGTCAGGCGGCGGTGGATATGGAGCGGTTGTTCGAGACGTTGGCGATTCAGCCGGACGTCGCGGATGCGGATGGTGCCATTGCGCTGGAGGATCGGGGCGGGGCTGTGCAGTTTGATGACGTCAGCTTTTCCCATGAGGGGCGTGATCGTTCGATTGACGGGCTCAGCTTTGTTCTGCCCGCCGGCAGCTTTACCGGCGTGTGTGGGCCGTCGGGCGCCGGCAAGTCGACCCTTTTGAAGCTTCTTTTCCGCTTCTATGATCCGGCATCGGGAAGAATCGAGATCGACGGTCAGGATATTCGCAACGTCACACAGGACTCGTTGCGCGCCGAACTGGGACTCGTGCCGCAGGATGTTGTTCTTTTCAACGACACGCTGCGCGCCAATATCCAGTATGGCGATCCGGACGCCGACGAAGCGCAGCTGATGGAAGCCGCTGACCGGGCCCAGCTGGGCGCTTTTATCCGGGAATTGCCGGAGGGTCTGGAAACGCGTGTGGGCGAACGCGGTCTGAAGCTGTCGGGCGGCGAGAAGCAACGCGTCGGTGTGGCGCGTGCCATTCTCAAGAATCCGCGGCTTCTGATCCTGGATGAGGCCACGTCAGCGCTCGATTCCGAAACCGAACGCGAGGTGCAGGTCGCACTCGCCGAAGCGGCGAAGGGGCGAACAACGCTGGCCGTGGCGCACCGCCTGTCGACCATTGCCGGGGCCGACCAGATCCTGGTTCTGGAAGCCGGCCGGATCGCCGAGCGCGGTACTCATGCCGAGCTGCTTGCGAAAGACGGATTGTATGCGCAGATGTGGCGGCGTCAGGCCGAGACCGCATCGGAACCGGGCGTGTCCGACTAG
- a CDS encoding efflux RND transporter permease subunit, translated as MTGIVDFAVNRVRMILVIFGVLLMAGLVSYVTAPKESDPDVPIPFVGVIVPLEGLSPEDAERLILRPAETELRAIEGLEELNTTGQLGAGSMVLEFDVTFDADQAILDVREAIDLARREFPEDAREPVLREVNAALAPAIVVQLYGDVPERALYRLARDLQDELESLPSVLEANLAGAREELLEVIIDPARLTSYGISSAQVINAVQSNNQLVAAGALDTGDARFQVKVPGLFESAEDALSLVVARNGDSVVTLADLADVRRTFKDRDGFARYNGRPAFSLQVVRRPGANVIDMTSEVREAVGIAAGNWPESVGHAFSLDVSTYVQDSLNSLTSSITLAIVLVMILVVAALGLRSALLVGIAIPSSFLFSFLLLSIFGYSVNFMVMFAMVLAVGLLVDGAIVVVEYADRKLAEGTPRRESYALAGKRMFWPIVSSTGTTLAAFLPFLFWNTIPGQYMAYLPTTLIFVLSSALVMALVFLPALGSVIGKQPMKGDPGTLAMLSAESASKPTELPGVTGLYARTIASLVQRPLTVAAVTLAVVIGTVFWFGATPHRTEFFLDTEPEQVYVFVRARGNLSPAEQYGLAVQVEERLDNIDGIRGYFTTAGSAAQSGSFNDGVSGAPSDAVARIFIEFFPHGQRRDGRDILADIREAVADIPGLVTEVRPFENGPPVGKDVQVELRSDNFEALDAAARMVRARLDQTDGLVDIEDTLPLPGLEWRLQVDREEAGRFGADIAQIGAAVQLVTNGALVGRYRPDDADEEVDIRVRFPAEYRGIDALDQLRVNTPEGSVPFSNFVTRSAHQRVDSINRRDGKRVIEIRANADAGFAANLLRDELRSWIDAEQAAGRISTDVDIRFRGADEETAEAAEFFAVAMLASLFMMAVILLWQFNNFWHVFLTLQAVVLSVVGVMIGIQLSFSYISVLFVGTGVVTLAGIVVNNNIVLIDTFHRLRESGFGIDDAIVRTAAQRLRPVMLTTITTIFGLLPMVFQINANFGTGVIGIGGPSSEWWVQLSSAVVWGLGFATLLTLILTPVFLGAPLRMGNFRRRMVGLVRERLGRASPSPETKPAG; from the coding sequence ATGACCGGTATCGTCGATTTTGCCGTCAACCGGGTCCGGATGATCCTCGTCATTTTCGGCGTGTTGCTGATGGCCGGGCTGGTCTCCTATGTGACCGCGCCGAAGGAATCAGACCCCGATGTCCCGATCCCCTTCGTAGGTGTCATCGTCCCGCTGGAAGGGCTGTCCCCGGAAGACGCCGAACGGCTTATCCTGCGGCCGGCAGAGACAGAGCTTCGCGCCATTGAGGGCCTCGAGGAGCTGAACACAACAGGTCAGCTGGGGGCCGGCTCGATGGTGCTCGAATTTGACGTCACCTTTGATGCCGATCAGGCCATCCTGGATGTCCGCGAAGCCATCGATCTGGCGCGCCGCGAATTTCCCGAGGATGCCCGCGAGCCCGTCTTGCGGGAAGTCAATGCCGCGCTGGCCCCGGCAATTGTGGTCCAGCTTTACGGCGATGTCCCCGAGCGCGCGCTCTATCGCCTGGCGCGCGATCTGCAGGACGAGCTGGAAAGCCTGCCTTCCGTTCTGGAAGCCAACCTGGCGGGGGCCCGCGAGGAATTGCTGGAAGTCATTATCGATCCGGCGCGTCTGACATCCTACGGCATTTCGTCCGCACAGGTGATCAACGCCGTCCAGTCCAACAATCAGCTGGTGGCCGCCGGTGCGCTTGATACGGGCGATGCGCGTTTCCAGGTCAAGGTGCCCGGCCTGTTTGAATCCGCCGAGGATGCCCTGTCTCTGGTCGTTGCGCGCAATGGCGATTCTGTTGTCACGCTGGCGGATCTGGCGGATGTGCGCCGGACCTTCAAGGACCGCGACGGCTTCGCCCGCTATAATGGCCGTCCGGCCTTCTCGCTGCAGGTCGTCCGCCGGCCCGGTGCCAATGTCATCGACATGACGTCCGAGGTGCGCGAAGCGGTAGGAATCGCCGCCGGCAACTGGCCGGAATCGGTCGGCCACGCCTTTTCGCTGGATGTGTCGACCTATGTACAGGACAGCCTCAACAGCCTGACCAGCTCGATCACGCTGGCGATTGTTCTGGTGATGATTCTCGTAGTCGCGGCGCTCGGTCTGCGGTCCGCCCTGCTGGTGGGCATCGCCATACCGTCCAGCTTCCTGTTCTCGTTCCTGCTGCTGAGCATTTTCGGCTATTCGGTGAATTTCATGGTGATGTTCGCCATGGTGCTGGCCGTGGGCCTCTTGGTCGATGGTGCCATCGTCGTGGTCGAATATGCCGACCGGAAACTCGCCGAAGGCACGCCGCGCCGCGAAAGCTATGCGCTGGCTGGCAAACGGATGTTCTGGCCGATCGTGTCCTCGACCGGCACCACACTCGCCGCTTTCCTGCCCTTCCTGTTCTGGAACACGATTCCCGGGCAATACATGGCCTACCTGCCGACAACGCTTATCTTCGTTCTGTCGTCGGCCCTGGTGATGGCGCTGGTTTTCCTGCCCGCGCTGGGCTCGGTTATCGGCAAACAGCCGATGAAGGGCGATCCCGGCACGTTGGCCATGTTGTCAGCCGAAAGCGCTTCCAAGCCAACAGAGCTGCCCGGTGTGACCGGCCTGTACGCCCGGACCATCGCCTCGCTCGTGCAGCGGCCGCTCACCGTTGCAGCGGTTACGCTCGCCGTGGTGATCGGGACCGTTTTCTGGTTCGGCGCGACGCCGCACCGGACCGAATTCTTCCTCGATACCGAACCGGAGCAGGTCTATGTTTTCGTGCGGGCGCGCGGCAATCTCTCCCCAGCCGAACAATACGGCCTCGCCGTTCAGGTGGAAGAACGTCTGGATAATATCGACGGTATCCGCGGCTATTTCACCACCGCTGGTTCGGCGGCCCAGTCAGGCAGTTTCAATGATGGGGTGTCCGGCGCACCGTCGGATGCCGTAGCCCGCATTTTCATCGAATTCTTCCCGCATGGGCAACGCCGCGATGGCCGCGACATCCTCGCCGATATCCGCGAGGCTGTCGCCGATATTCCGGGCCTCGTGACCGAGGTGCGGCCGTTCGAGAACGGGCCGCCCGTCGGCAAGGACGTTCAGGTGGAATTGCGGTCCGACAATTTCGAAGCGCTGGATGCCGCCGCCCGGATGGTGCGCGCCCGCCTCGACCAGACTGACGGGCTCGTCGATATCGAGGACACACTGCCCCTTCCGGGCCTCGAATGGCGCTTGCAGGTCGATCGCGAGGAAGCCGGCCGGTTCGGCGCCGACATCGCCCAGATCGGGGCCGCTGTTCAGCTCGTCACCAATGGTGCGCTGGTCGGACGCTATCGTCCCGATGATGCCGATGAGGAAGTCGATATCCGCGTCCGCTTCCCCGCCGAGTATCGGGGCATTGATGCACTGGACCAATTGCGTGTGAATACGCCCGAAGGCTCCGTTCCGTTCAGCAATTTTGTGACCCGCAGCGCGCATCAGCGCGTCGACTCTATCAATCGCCGCGATGGCAAGCGGGTCATCGAGATCCGTGCCAATGCCGATGCGGGTTTTGCCGCCAATCTCCTGCGCGATGAGTTGCGGTCCTGGATCGATGCCGAACAGGCCGCAGGCCGGATTTCAACCGATGTCGACATCCGCTTCAGGGGTGCGGACGAGGAAACGGCAGAGGCCGCCGAATTTTTCGCCGTCGCCATGCTGGCCTCGCTGTTCATGATGGCGGTGATCCTGTTGTGGCAATTCAACAATTTCTGGCACGTCTTCCTGACGCTTCAGGCCGTCGTCCTGTCCGTTGTCGGCGTGATGATCGGTATTCAGCTCTCTTTCTCCTACATTTCCGTGCTGTTTGTGGGGACGGGTGTGGTGACGCTGGCCGGAATTGTTGTGAACAACAATATCGTGCTCATCGACACCTTCCATCGCCTGCGCGAATCCGGTTTCGGCATCGATGACGCCATCGTCCGCACGGCGGCCCAGCGACTGCGCCCGGTGATGCTGACAACCATCACCACGATATTCGGCCTTCTGCCCATGGTCTTCCAGATCAATGCCAATTTCGGGACGGGCGTGATCGGCATTGGCGGACCGTCATCGGAATGGTGGGTGCAGCTGTCCAGCGCCGTGGTCTGGGGGCTGGGCTTTGCCACCCTGCTGACCCTCATCCTGACGCCGGTTTTCCTGGGCGCCCCCTTGCGCATGGGCAATTTCCGCCGCCGCATGGTGGGGCTGGTGCGGGAGCGTCTCGGCCGGGCGTCGCCTTCGCCGGAGACGAAACCCGCCGGTTAA
- a CDS encoding HU family DNA-binding protein: MNKSDLAKAVADSTGMSKAQAGEAVDATIEAIVGAVKGKDNVQLAGFGTFYAKHREARQVRNPRTGETMMSKAKTSAAFRPAAGLKDI, translated from the coding sequence ATGAACAAATCAGATCTCGCCAAGGCTGTCGCCGACTCCACTGGCATGTCCAAGGCACAAGCCGGTGAAGCTGTCGATGCTACGATCGAAGCCATCGTTGGTGCCGTCAAAGGCAAGGACAATGTCCAGCTGGCCGGTTTCGGCACCTTCTATGCCAAGCATCGTGAAGCTCGTCAGGTTCGCAATCCGCGCACCGGCGAGACGATGATGTCCAAAGCCAAGACGTCGGCGGCTTTCCGTCCGGCAGCTGGCCTGAAAGACATCTAA
- a CDS encoding VWA domain-containing protein: MRAIITILLLALLPTASFAQDYAIEAMSEAHIRQSIEVAWTAADETGSMIEIRPLEEGARRVAYSYLQTNPEFIEAPEQPGDYLLVFTHGGEVVASQPLSVVMAEATIAAPETAGAGESIEVSWTGPISRSDMITWAERDGEAIRGSSYGYVGNSPEGSRSLRAPADAGEYDVVYRTGSTILARAPVTVGSISATVTAPATVHAGGSIDVTFEGPENSGDLVTFGDRDGDSRSGIGSYVYVGNATGNSVSLRVGETLGEFDVVYVSNGRVIGRSPIDIVEASVEIDGPGEVHARFRFDVAWEGAGNGGDMIFISDTDGNSFDYSYVDPASATVELVAPENIGDYSLVYRTRGAAIMDTEPLSVTPAPNPPGELIVTQNRAALGSGDAVEIILDASGSMLQRIGGDRRIEIAKTTLTTLVNETIPEGTGFALRVFGHREADSCRTDLEIPLGPMDAAAVTSTIAGINAMNLARTPIGASIAHVRTDLAGATGQRVLVVLTDGEETCDGDAASEIAALRALGWDIRVNIVGFAIDDADLEQTFESWAAAGNGSYFSAVDAEGLADAMTRAVATRFEVIDAEGNTVASGLTGGDPITLPTGDYTISGGGREVSAAILSEELTTVGLD, translated from the coding sequence ATGCGTGCAATCATCACAATCCTGCTTCTTGCTCTGTTGCCCACCGCCAGTTTTGCGCAGGATTATGCCATCGAGGCGATGTCGGAAGCCCATATCCGGCAAAGTATCGAGGTCGCATGGACCGCCGCGGATGAAACCGGAAGCATGATTGAAATCCGCCCTCTGGAAGAGGGTGCCCGGCGTGTGGCCTATTCCTACCTTCAGACGAACCCGGAATTCATCGAAGCTCCCGAACAGCCCGGCGACTATCTCCTGGTCTTCACGCATGGTGGCGAGGTCGTCGCCAGTCAGCCCCTGAGCGTGGTCATGGCCGAAGCGACAATTGCGGCTCCGGAAACAGCGGGTGCAGGCGAATCCATTGAAGTCAGCTGGACCGGTCCGATCAGCCGCAGCGACATGATCACATGGGCCGAGCGCGATGGTGAGGCCATTCGCGGGTCATCCTACGGATATGTCGGAAATTCACCGGAAGGCTCCCGCAGTCTGCGCGCACCGGCGGATGCTGGGGAGTATGACGTTGTTTACCGGACGGGCAGCACCATTCTGGCGCGGGCGCCCGTAACAGTGGGCAGCATATCTGCAACCGTGACCGCGCCTGCGACCGTCCATGCGGGCGGCAGCATCGACGTCACGTTCGAGGGCCCGGAAAATTCCGGTGACCTCGTCACATTCGGTGATCGCGATGGCGATTCGCGGAGCGGTATCGGCTCCTATGTGTATGTCGGAAACGCGACCGGCAACAGCGTGTCGCTCCGCGTTGGCGAGACATTGGGCGAATTCGACGTCGTCTATGTCTCCAATGGACGGGTCATAGGGCGCTCCCCCATCGATATCGTCGAAGCCAGCGTTGAGATCGACGGGCCCGGCGAAGTCCATGCCCGGTTTCGCTTCGACGTCGCCTGGGAAGGGGCCGGCAATGGCGGCGACATGATTTTCATTTCCGATACTGACGGCAACAGTTTCGATTACAGCTATGTTGACCCCGCCTCGGCGACTGTCGAGCTTGTGGCACCTGAAAATATTGGCGACTACAGCCTCGTTTACCGCACGCGCGGCGCCGCCATCATGGATACCGAACCCCTGTCAGTCACCCCGGCACCGAATCCGCCCGGCGAACTGATCGTCACACAAAACCGCGCGGCGCTTGGATCCGGCGATGCCGTCGAGATCATCCTCGATGCGTCCGGCTCCATGCTGCAGCGCATTGGCGGTGACCGCCGCATTGAAATCGCAAAGACGACGCTCACAACGCTCGTCAACGAGACGATTCCCGAAGGCACCGGCTTCGCCCTGCGCGTGTTCGGACATCGTGAGGCGGATAGCTGCCGCACCGATCTGGAAATTCCGCTCGGCCCGATGGATGCCGCAGCGGTGACCTCAACCATCGCCGGCATCAATGCCATGAATCTGGCCCGCACACCCATCGGTGCGTCCATCGCCCATGTCCGCACCGATCTCGCGGGCGCGACGGGGCAGCGCGTGCTCGTTGTCCTGACCGATGGCGAAGAGACCTGCGATGGCGATGCGGCCAGCGAAATTGCCGCTCTGCGGGCGCTGGGATGGGATATCCGCGTCAATATTGTCGGCTTTGCGATTGATGATGCCGATCTGGAACAGACCTTTGAAAGCTGGGCCGCCGCCGGCAATGGCAGCTATTTCAGCGCTGTCGATGCAGAAGGTCTGGCGGACGCCATGACCCGCGCTGTCGCCACGCGGTTCGAGGTGATCGACGCGGAGGGCAACACTGTGGCCTCGGGCCTGACCGGAGGCGATCCGATCACGCTGCCGACAGGTGATTACACAATTTCCGGCGGCGGCCGCGAAGTCAGCGCCGCCATTCTGTCGGAAGAATTGACGACGGTCGGACTGGACTAG